The DNA region CAACACCGCAACCATAGCCGCTTTGGTCAATAACAACTTTACACCACTCCCCGGAGAGAGCAGCAACTCCGACATTATGGATATGGATATCACGGCAGGCAACGACAAGTACTACAAAGCCAAAGCGGTGGGGGGTTTCCAATGACCTGGGTTAAAGTGGTAAGGTCCCCTGCTTGACTGACCAATTAGGGCCCGAGCTTGGCCGAAAGGCGCTGTGTCGTCAGAGCTCCAGGGATCCCGCGCTTTTGCCTTGCGACGCAGGGCTGGCAGGCAATCTTTTCCGTCCCAGAAAGTCCCCTCTTGTCTCCCCCATGTCCACTTCGGTCCAGCAACTGTACAGCTTCCTGTCGTTGTTTGAGCTTGGTTGACTCCTAGGATGTGAGAACTTGCCTCGGGGAATCAAAATCTATACTCTGTACATTTCTTCTTAGGTGGCTCAGCACCAATCCACAATATGGCGCCCGCGAAAGCCGCCCGGAGCGGTCAGGATGACTCCAAGACGGACACACCAAATACAAAGGAGAAAAACGGAGGGCATTCACACCAGTCCAACGGAAAGATGCGCCGTGTCGCAAGCAATACCGGTTCCAGCCTGAAAGAAGTCACCAATGTCAGCGCCACGAGTGCTCCGGCGATGGCGACAGCGGCTGGCTCGGCCACCACGACGGGTGCGGGTGCGCAAGGGTTGAACGTTCCTGGTGTAAGACTGCCTACCCCTTTTACACAATTTATTGACATTTTGCTGactttcttctttccaacaacagctccaATGGCCTGCCTTTGATCGCGAAGTCCTCCACGCCTACCGCCGAGCCTACCGATTGAGAACACCGACCACCTTTGCCAGCGAACACCACCAATGGGTTCTCACCCAACCTGGGAGTCTAGGTCTCTACTCGCCGACGATTGCAAGACGAAAAGAACTCCGAAGACAAACGACGGATCAGCTGTCGACGACGGTCAGGAAACACTTTAATGGTCAAGGGGCGCAAGAAAATGACATTATCGTCGAGTTTCTACACAAGATCAAGACCCGAAGACCACAAAGGCCTGTGAGGAAGCCCCGAGAGTATATACATTTACCTCCTGAGCTCGATAAATAATTTTGTGGGCACAACAAGCAAGATAAGGCTATGGCTCAGCATTAGACGGGGAGGAAAGAACAGTACTCCTTTGGTCTAGTAGAGTGGGAATGCTTGGATCGGTCGGCATTACACATTATGTGCGGACGGACGGATGGGTGGGATGGAATAGGACTTATGGGTAATGGGATGGAAAGGGATACCTGCgactactactactacacCGCAAAAGGGGGTTTTCGGCGTTAGGAAgagtttttcttttcttttttatttGGGTTTTCCATTCTGTAACAGTCCTTTGCTACTATTCGGGCTTTGTTTATAAATATATACCAGGCAGCATGAAAGTCTTTTTCGTGTTGTGTGTAGCCAATAGATATACCACTTTACCAAATGGTTAATGATTGCGATAGAGCCGAGGGACAACCACCTACCACCGACTGAGAAGAATCCCGTCGCGTGTTTTGCGTGCTGTGTGTGGGCCGGGTTTTTAATTGAGAAAAGTCGCGGGTCGCGCTCGTCGCCGCCGCTCGGACCAAGTGCCGTGGGGTGGGGTCCGTAGaaactggtggtggtttctaCAGGTGGGCAGCGATGGTACAAACCCGCCAATAAGCGGGCTTGGAAAGGTTGCCTCAGGCTCTCATACCAGCGAAGAAGTTAGCTGCGGGTCAAAAAAGTTGTCATCGAAGCTTGATCTGGAAGAGCAGCAACTTAAAGCACATTACCAATCCTTTTTTTCCTCAGTCTTcttgtttctctctctctctttctctctctctctccgcTTTGTTGTGTGAGGTACTTTTATTTGACGTCACACCGAGGAAAAGTTGAAAAGCCAATTGAGGAAAATTTGAACAGAAGCTAGGTTTGGAGGGGTtaagaaagagagagggcTTCGCGATGAGTTCGAGCATACTGCTGCCCAAGGCTGCCGCGAAAACAGCTGTTATTGTTGCTCCTGTGAGGGGCGCGGTGCCGATATGTCGTCGTCAGCAGCGCATCAGATTGCCATCGGCGGGGTATAGCACCGCAGCTTCTACGAGAGCGAGACTTCCCAAgacgaggggaggaggagtgcaGTATGTGGTTGTTCAACCTAGGGTAAGCTTTCCCCTTTTTTCCTCTTTGAACATCACCACGGTTCCTAACTGACGATATGTGCAAACAGTCCTTCCACACCACCCGCCCCCAGCTCGCAACCCCAAAGGACCCCTACGGCACCCTCGGCGTGTCCAAGTCAGCCTCCCAATCCGACATCAAAAAAGCCTACTACGGCCTCGCGAAAAAGTTCCACCCCGACACGAACAAAGACCCAACCGCAAAGGACAAGTTCGCCGAGATTCAGAGCGCCTACGAGATCTTGAGCGACCCCAAGAAGAGGGAGCAGTTTGATCAGTTTGGCGCTGCTGGGTTTGATCCCTCTGGCCAGCCTGGTCcgggaggagctgggggtCACCCGTTTGGTCAGGGACAtccttttggtggtggtgggttcgGTGGTCAAGGCGGGTTTGGGAGCAACATCAACTTTGAGGATTTATTCTCGAGCTTtatgggaggtggtggtggaccttttggtggggggagagggggtagagggggagggggcccGTTTCAGCAGCAGGAGATTATTCAGGGGGATGATATCGAGGTGCAGGTTAATGTCAGCTTTAtggaggcggccaagggGGCGAGCAAGACGATTACTATTTTGCCGCTGACGAGCTGCAGGACTTGCAGCGGGAGCGGGCTGAAGGAGGGGACGCAGAAGGCTACTTGCAAGGCTTGTGGGGGGTCGGGGACGAGGGTGCATTTTATGAGTGGGGGGTTCCAGATGGCGAGCACGTGTGGGAGCtgtggggggagtgggacgGCTATTCCCAAGGGGGCTGAGTGTAGGAGTTGttctggggagggggtgacgagggagaggaagagtaTTAGCGTTGATATCCCCGGGGGGATTGAGGatgggatgaggttgagggtcagtggggagggtgatgcgCCGGCGATGGGTAGGGCTAGCACATCTGATGCGAGGGGGACGCAGGGGGATTTGTAtgtgttggtgagggtggccAAGGATCCAAAGTTTACGAGGCAGGGGTCGGATATTCTTTATACGGCTTCGATCCCGTTGACTACGGCGTTGTTGGGTGGCGAGGTTACCATCCCAACACTGGAGGGGGATGCCAAGGTCAGGATTGGGACGGGGACGAACACTGGAGACAAGATGACGCTCGCGGGCAAGGGTATGCcgaggttgggagggaggagaggggggatgggcGATTTGAAGGTGGAATTTAGGGTCACGATGCCAAAGTATCTGTCTGCGAACCAGAGGACGCTGGTCGAGATGCTGGCGGATGAGATGGGCGACAAGACGGCGAAGCGGATTATGAATTTGCATAAGACGTGAGAGAACCTTTCTGCACTCCCTTGGATTTGGACAACCTGCTTAAATTACATCTTGTTTTGTGGTTTTAGGTCGGATAGTTCATCAGCAGAGTCGCACAAGAACGAGGGGTTCCTCAAGTCGCTTTGGCACaatctcaccaacaacccggAGCACATGCGCGAGAAGGAGAACGACGAGGTGAACAAGAAGGATGGTTCTTCTTCCGAGAAGAAGTAAAAACACAGCGAAAACAATACGACGACAAGGTTACGGAACTACGAGTGAAAAATAGTGTACGATTCTTTCGGAGTGTTTTTCCTTGAAGTTGTAAACTGCACAACAAAACTACGAACATTCGATGGATACGATCTGTTTCACTCGACATACTGGGATGGACGGATTGCACGTTTTTGGTAGAGAAGGGGGATATGGGAGGCAAGATACAGAGGTAGAGGGTGGTAGTAGGTTGGTGAAAATGGTACATGGAGTTGTtttggcgttttttttttttttttgcattGGAAtggtgttggctgcggtggcTTGCTTGGTCACTTTTTTGAACGAAGACTATGAATTTTTCTGGTCTTTCGATCTGTTGTATATTATCAatgtattttttttttggtggagagggaggatggaggtAGTCGAGAGAGGCTGAACTGATTGTAGACAGACATCACAGACATATACACACCACACATTATCAACAGACAAAAGAACCACTCTGCATAGTACTATTTTTGGTTTTTCTTCCGGGGTTTGATGGTTAAGAGAGGTGGACTTGTGTATTCTTGGCATATACGTGTAGTCAGTGGAGTTTGAATGCAtgtgtttgtggtggtgaagaattGAGGCCGGTGGTTGACGGTGGGCTCTCGGTCAATTGCTCGGGCGCttggggtgagggggggttggctgGCATCGGGGGAATCATGGTGAGTGAGGCCGAGGATGGCACTTCGGGAGCATGGCATGACGGGTAGGGCAGGGGAGGGCTTTGGagggctggggttgttggagaacGATGTCTGGATTTACATCACAGAGAGAGCAAATATGATGAGATTTGAAGATTTGAGCTGACGAGATGTTGCCGTATGCACAATGGACTAACAGACGTTTTGTTCAGCATCTACATGGCCTATAGCACTTACCACACCGTCGACCGTTGTGCCCCTCAAAAGCAAGCCACCACGATGACGGGGGGAGTTAGGTTGCTCCACAACCGTTGCGACTTCCCCGGAGATGTTACCCCAGAAATGAGATCAGGAACCATCAACGGCGTCCAGTTTGCGGGCATCTAGTATTCGTTTGATCGTTGTCTACTTCATCCTCACTACTTTAGAGTTGTCATTTTCCACGATCTAACATATGCCACAAGTCAATCGGACCGCGCGGTGGCTTGGTGTTGACCAAGATGGCCAGGACATGGTCTATGCAAGGAATCAGAAGTAAACAGCCATAGTCTCGGCGACCACGTTTTTTATTTGTTAGAAGGGGGTTAGTGGTTAGGTACGAGGTAATGGGTAGGTAGTATGCCCCTAGGCGGGGCGATCAAAGTCGCAACGCATCCCGGCCGGCGTAGAGACACAGCAAGACATACAGCCGAGGCCGTACCGAGCATACCTTACCATACAGAGGCCCCTCCCCGAATCCGAACTTGGGTCTTGGGTGTGAAGGGCCGATATCGAAAAGCAAGTTGTTGTCAATGGGTTAGGTAGGTTGACAGCGGCATCATGGGTACCTAGATTGTGGATAGCGCCCAAAAAGCAAATATTTAAGATGATGATCGTCCGCCTCTGTTGTCAGAGAGAGAAGGGCAGAGACACCTGCTCTTCTCTCAGTCTCCCGATCTTTTTCACGAAAcggaaaagagagaaaaaagatgCCTTCCATCTCAAATCTTGCGCTGGCTGGCCTTTTGGCTGCTGGCCAGGGGGCTAGTGCTTCGCTCGTTGGGGCTATTCAGTTGGAGAAGTTTATCAAGCAGGGTAAGTTTTGCGATTTGGTTcctggggggagaggagtgaGGATTTGTGTGTTTGCTGACTTGCATTTTGCCGTGACACAGAGACGCCCATTGCTCTCCAGGCTGTCCTCGACAACATCGGCCCCGACGGAATCAAGGTTCCTGGTGCTGGACGCGGTCTTGTGATTGCTAGCCCGTCTACTTCCGATCCTGATTGTGAGTTGGACCCAGTCTGCCGCCAACATGCCTTGCATGAATGTGCTGTCTAACCATGAGAAACCACCAGACTTCTTCACCTGGACTCGTGACGCGGCCTTGACTTTCAGGACGCTGATTGATGATTTCGTGTTTGGAAACAAGGCTCTTGAGCCGTTGATCAATGATTATATCTACGGTCAGGCTCGTCTCCAGACTGTGAGCAACCCTTCGGGGACGCTTTTGCCCAACGGTGCTGGGTTGGGTGAGCCGAAGTATATGAAGGATGGTTCGAGGTATAATGGGAACTGGGGGCGTCCTCAGCGCGATGGGCCTCCTTTGAGGGCTATTTCGTTGATTCAGTACTCGAATTACCTTGTCTCGAAGGGGCagaaggcgagggtgaaggatGAGATTTGGCCCATCATTGCTAATGATCTGGCTTATGTTGGACAGTACTGGTACGTTTCCATTTTGTCCTTGTTGAGGTGATATCTGCTGTTGTGTCCTCCGAATCCTGCCGGCATATCAAATGCAGTGGGAAGGATGACGGGATGGCAAGCAGAAGGGACCATGCAGCTTTACTTCGACAACGTGGCCCTCGTGACCCGCGTGACCGCATGACGAGTCTGGGGAAACACAAGGCTGACAGTTGTTTTGTCTCAAGGAACTCCACTGGCTTCGACCtctgggaggaggtgaacgGTGCCTCgttcttcaccacccaggCTCAGTACCGCTCTCTcgtcgagggcgaggccCTTGCCAAAGTCCTCGGTCTCCCCTGCACGGCCTGCGCCGAGGCTCCCCAGGTCCTCTGCTTCCTCCAGTCCTACTGGAACGGCAAGTTCATCACCGCCAACTTCATCCAGGGCAACCACAACCGCGGCGGCGTCGACGCCAACACCGTCCTCGGCCCCCTTGTCGCCTTTGACCCTTATGCCCCCTGCGACTCCCCCAGCCTCCAGCCTTGCCACCCTCGCATGCTGGCCAACTTCAAGAACTTTGTCGACACCTTCCGTGACCCGGCCTTGTACCCCATCAACAAGGGCATCCCCCAGAACAAGGGCATCGCTCTCGGTCGCTACCCGGAGGACATTTACTACAACGGTAACCCCTGGtacctcatcaccctcggTTCCGCCGAGTACCTCtacgccgccatcgccagctGGGAGAAATCCGgcggcatcaccatcacccccacctccctccccttcttcaaagaCCTCTACCCCTTGGCTCGCGTCGGCACCTTTGGCAAGCTCCATCCCGCGTACTACCTCATCAAGGGCCTAGTCAAGACCTATGCCGACTCCTTCGTTGCCGTCTCCCAAAAGTACACCCCCAAGGACGGCATGATGGCCGAGCAGTTCCTCAAGGTCGAACCCTTCACCCCCATCTCTGCCAGAAACCTCACCTGGTCTTTTGCCGCCTTTGTCGGGATGAACCACCGCCGACAGggccacctccctccctcgtGGGTCCCCAAGAATGTCAAGGTCCCTGATGTCTGCGTTGGTACCTCTGTCAAGGGCACCTACGCCCCTGCCACCCAGGCTGGTGCTCCCAATGTTACTATTCCTTGCATCTCCAACGTTCTCTTCCAGCTCAATGCCTCGACGTATTATGGCGAGAACCTTTATGTTGTGGGCAACTCGCCCACGCTGGGTAGCTGGGATTTGGAGACGGCGTACCCGCTGATGAGCAGCAGGTATACTGACGAGAGGCCGCTTTGGTTCGCCACCATCCCGcttgagatggaggagggtgtgtcCACGCTGAGGTACAAATATGCCAGGCAGCAGGATTGCGGGCAGGAGtggattgtggaggaggaggagagggtgttggaggtgccGGCTTGTGTGAAGGATGGGagtgaggaggttttggcggAGAGGGATGAGGCTTTCAACGGGCCTGCTGGGTCTCCTGGCGGTTGCTagatgttttgttttgagGAGAGTATCtgagaaggggttgttgtaCATATATGAAATCTTTGGttgcaaaaagaaaaagcatGGACAATTGACACatggggggggttgtggggtgTAAGGTATATTGCTGAGATATAAAATTCAACTTGCACATAGTTAAGCCTTACCTTTGGTATGATTTCAACGTGGAACTCCGCAGACAATGATTGCTTCTTGCTTGACCTCCAGTGAACATCGAAAAGTGGTATATGCCCAACTGTCTATCTCTATGCAAAGAATCAACAAAAGACCGCCTACGCTTGCTATCCAAACCCAACGCCTCCAGCCAAAACTACAACTTCGGAGCAGGATCAATATTAACCTTCCCATGCTCACACACAGCCACGACCGCCCCGTTGTCCTTCCGCTTCATCACACCCCTCAAGGTAGCCATCTTCGCCCCGATCTGCAAGATGTCACACTCAATCAAGACCTCGGTGCCGACCGGGGCTGGACGGAGATAGGTGGTGTTCAACGTCCGGGATACCCCCAGATACTGCCAGAACCCGGGCTTGGACACaagggcggtggcggtggaggtgcaAAAGTCAAAGAGGGTTGCCGTGCAGCCTccgtggaggttgttgaggcgGTTGCAGTGCTGGGGCTCGACGGTGAAGCTGAAGAGGACTttggggtggggttgttCGTCTGAGGCGGAGACGagtttgaggttggggaagaaggagttggTCCATTcctgggaggggtggttaATAAATATATACTAGGGATGCCTGGGGGAAAATACCTCGTCTTCCTTGTTGATGGCTTTTTGAGAAAAGGTCTCGATGAGAGCCCTGACTCTGGCCTCGcccttgaggttgaggtagTCTTGGTCGTGTTCCCACGCGCCGCTTTTATCTTTGGACATGGTGATGAGTGGCTAGGGGGTTGAGATCCAGGcgtgggttagggttgtagGGCTGAGGAAGGTAATGCGGTTGGCTGCAACTAACACCAAAGAATAGAGTAACAATCGGATGTCACGTATGAGTTTACAGATCGAATCTAGACCGACCTGAATGAAGAACAGGCATACCAAACAACGTCCAACAACACATGCAACATACCGGGCTCATCTGGGGGCTTAAAAGAATATATGGGATTCCCCCGCGTATTTCCCATCTCTAGCCCCTGCTTTTCAGGTGGAGGCTACCCCAACTGCATCACTGCGAAATCCGAACCTGGGGAAACGTGCCTCGGCAAATCGCGTTAGGAACCCCTGCCCGCTACCGCTAGCTTAAACATGCTTAACCGCACCAACCCTTGTCGGTGATCGCATCCGTCGCAATCACATTCAAATCTTGAGATCTCATCTACACATCACATATGCGCcaaccatcacaaccccGTTGACCATCTTCAACACGGTTCAGTTCATCCCGGAGAACAGACCCAAAATGGAGTTCGTCACCGCCCTCCGCGGCTCCTTCGACCCAGGCaaaccctccctcttcgaGCTCCTCTCAGAACAACaactctcctccctcctccccccaaccctccgctacctcctcaccctcctcacccaccgctacccccgccacctcctccgcgccCTCAACTCCTTCGACGAGCTCtacgccctcctctccctcctgaTAGAGCGCcactacctcctcacccgccaGGGCTCCTTCACCGAGAACTTCTACGGCCTCAAACGCGAGCGCGCCCTCACGTCCGAAATCCCCCGCGCCTCCACCCACGCCCCCCAAATCGTGCGGGAAGCCCTAGCCCTCAGAACAAAAGACGTCTACAAGAACCTCTTCGTCATAGTCCTCATCCCCTACCTCAAAAGAAAACTAGATGAAGCCCACGAGGTCGACGCCCCCAGGGCCTTGCTCGGAGCAGCCTACAAcgcccccccatcacccagcGCTCCCCTCAAGGAAAAACTGGGTTATTACTACAAAATCTTCCTCAGGAAAATCTACCCGACAATCAACATGACCTaccacctctccatcctcgccttctccctgGGGTACCTCTTTGACAACACGAAatactcctcccccttcctgtGGCTCATCGGCACAAGAATCCGCCGTATGGGACCGGCAGATTACAAGGCGATagaggagtgggagaaggTCCTCCCCGCGGATGGGACCAGATCGAGGTCAATCTTCCAGAGACtgctctcctccctttccttggTGCTACCGACTAGTATCTTTGCGCTCAAGTTTCTGGAGTGGTGGTACTCGTCGGATTTTGCAAAGCAGCTGTCTAGGAAGGCGGCCGAATCGCTCCAGCTTCCACCGCCGGGGATGACCACCACACTCAAATCTGTCTCCCCAAAGAAAcagccgcctccctccctctctgaGCCGTCCGACACCCCCCCAGCAGAGGAAGAGTTGCTCGAACAACTCGCCTCCTCTGCCCCCGTCGCGTCGTCGTCCCTCTTGCCTATTTTCACCGTTGCTGCCATCCTaagagaggaagatgacgatggtgaggaggacaaAAAGCGGCAGGAGGAAGATAGCAGTCTGTGTCCGATCTGCCAGGAAGAAATCACCACGCCGACCGCGTGCCAGACGGGGATTGTTTACTGTTACGGCTGCATTCACAAGTGGATCTCTGGTGTGAATCCGCATCAGGAGAGGTTTatggagagggttgagaaAGCACTTGGAGGGAGCAGCAGGAAGTGGGAgagcggggaggggaggtgcgCCGTtacggggaggagggtgttgggtggggtggaggggttgagaagGGTTATGGTATAACTGAAGAAGGaaaggtggggggtggggggaggggagtgtaTATCTATcttgtgtgtgagtgtgtatGACccagagatggagatgggaaagTATTGATAATTATGTACATCtaatgatggtggtgatagtGGGGATAGTGGTgatagtggtggtggtggtggtggtggtggtggtggtagtggacTGTTAACGAGTGGTGTAACATAGAAGCATGATAGAGCGTTTAATCCACTTTACATACATACAATCATACCTCCTCATGTCCTAGCCACCCAGAGCAAACACCCCTTCACCGGTGTGGCTTTCCTCTCCAGATCCGATCCCCCCACAGCGTCAACTCCGTCCCACAAACTCCCTGCACAGTACCAGCCACAGCATCCCCAT from Podospora pseudocomata strain CBS 415.72m chromosome 3, whole genome shotgun sequence includes:
- a CDS encoding hypothetical protein (COG:Q; EggNog:ENOG503P59B) translates to MSKDKSGAWEHDQDYLNLKGEARVRALIETFSQKAINKEDEEWTNSFFPNLKLVSASDEQPHPKVLFSFTVEPQHCNRLNNLHGGCTATLFDFCTSTATALVSKPGFWQYLGVSRTLNTTYLRPAPVGTEVLIECDILQIGAKMATLRGVMKRKDNGAVVAVCEHGKVNIDPAPKL
- a CDS encoding hypothetical protein (CAZy:GH15; COG:G; EggNog:ENOG503NVQU; CAZy:CBM20); the encoded protein is MPSISNLALAGLLAAGQGASASLVGAIQLEKFIKQETPIALQAVLDNIGPDGIKVPGAGRGLVIASPSTSDPDYFFTWTRDAALTFRTLIDDFVFGNKALEPLINDYIYGQARLQTVSNPSGTLLPNGAGLGEPKYMKDGSRYNGNWGRPQRDGPPLRAISLIQYSNYLVSKGQKARVKDEIWPIIANDLAYVGQYWNSTGFDLWEEVNGASFFTTQAQYRSLVEGEALAKVLGLPCTACAEAPQVLCFLQSYWNGKFITANFIQGNHNRGGVDANTVLGPLVAFDPYAPCDSPSLQPCHPRMLANFKNFVDTFRDPALYPINKGIPQNKGIALGRYPEDIYYNGNPWYLITLGSAEYLYAAIASWEKSGGITITPTSLPFFKDLYPLARVGTFGKLHPAYYLIKGLVKTYADSFVAVSQKYTPKDGMMAEQFLKVEPFTPISARNLTWSFAAFVGMNHRRQGHLPPSWVPKNVKVPDVCVGTSVKGTYAPATQAGAPNVTIPCISNVLFQLNASTYYGENLYVVGNSPTLGSWDLETAYPLMSSRYTDERPLWFATIPLEMEEGVSTLRYKYARQQDCGQEWIVEEEERVLEVPACVKDGSEEVLAERDEAFNGPAGSPGGC
- the PEX12 gene encoding ubiquitin-protein ligase peroxin 12 (COG:O; EggNog:ENOG503NU4Q); this encodes MLNRTNPCRSHLHITYAPTITTPLTIFNTVQFIPENRPKMEFVTALRGSFDPGKPSLFELLSEQQLSSLLPPTLRYLLTLLTHRYPRHLLRALNSFDELYALLSLLIERHYLLTRQGSFTENFYGLKRERALTSEIPRASTHAPQIVREALALRTKDVYKNLFVIVLIPYLKRKLDEAHEVDAPRALLGAAYNAPPSPSAPLKEKLGYYYKIFLRKIYPTINMTYHLSILAFSLGYLFDNTKYSSPFLWLIGTRIRRMGPADYKAIEEWEKVLPADGTRSRSIFQRLLSSLSLVLPTSIFALKFLEWWYSSDFAKQLSRKAAESLQLPPPGMTTTLKSVSPKKQPPPSLSEPSDTPPAEEELLEQLASSAPVASSSLLPIFTVAAILREEDDDGEEDKKRQEEDSSLCPICQEEITTPTACQTGIVYCYGCIHKWISGVNPHQERFMERVEKALGGSSRKWESGEGRCAVTGRRVLGGVEGLRRVMV
- the MDJ1 gene encoding mdj1 protein precursor (COG:O; BUSCO:EOG09263E49; EggNog:ENOG503NUEY), yielding MSSSILLPKAAAKTAVIVAPVRGAVPICRRQQRIRLPSAGYSTAASTRARLPKTRGGGVQYVVVQPRSFHTTRPQLATPKDPYGTLGVSKSASQSDIKKAYYGLAKKFHPDTNKDPTAKDKFAEIQSAYEILSDPKKREQFDQFGAAGFDPSGQPGPGGAGGHPFGQGHPFGGGGFGGQGGFGSNINFEDLFSSFMGGGGGPFGGGRGGRGGGGPFQQQEIIQGDDIEVQVNVSFMEAAKGASKTITILPLTSCRTCSGSGLKEGTQKATCKACGGSGTRVHFMSGGFQMASTCGSCGGSGTAIPKGAECRSCSGEGVTRERKSISVDIPGGIEDGMRLRVSGEGDAPAMGRASTSDARGTQGDLYVLVRVAKDPKFTRQGSDILYTASIPLTTALLGGEVTIPTLEGDAKVRIGTGTNTGDKMTLAGKGMPRLGGRRGGMGDLKVEFRVTMPKYLSANQRTLVEMLADEMGDKTAKRIMNLHKT
- a CDS encoding hypothetical protein (EggNog:ENOG503P5UC; COG:S), translated to MAPAKAARSGQDDSKTDTPNTKEKNGGHSHQSNGKMRRVASNTGSSLKEVTNVSATSAPAMATAAGSATTTGAGAQGLNVPGLQWPAFDREVLHAYRRAYRLRTPTTFASEHHQWVLTQPGSLGLYSPTIARRKELRRQTTDQLSTTVRKHFNGQGAQENDIIVEFLHKIKTRRPQRPVRKPREYIHLPPELDK